AGCGATCACGACCCGGTTGCTCGACCTAGCGACCCCGATCCGGAAATCCTAATTTTGAGCGACCTACATCATAAtgtatgatataaatattaaactcaATTACTTTTCCATAATGGAATACGACATCCAAAGATGTGAAGGATCCAAACAGTTGAAACTTTGTGAATAACATTCTACTTCTTGCCATTTGGATTGATTCTAAGTCTGTACAGATTGTTCCAATTACGTTGTAAATAATGGtccaaactataaaaaaatttatatttttaaaaagataagaatACGAATAAGTCCGGCGATATGGAGTCTGTCTAAAATACTTCCATGTgttaaaaacttcaaattatctctatatactttttaaaaagaatagttatgctttctttttttaaagtttggggtgattacatataaattttttataattcgaaaaattacatctattaCTTTTAAGGTTTacttttgactaataaataaGTCGTTGAgtcagtcaaaatttatcaaatttattgatattaaaaaacaatcaaataaaaattttataatttttttttgttaatatcaataaatttatgaatttttttattaacatatacctatttgttagatagatgCAAACATATGGGTACTAGACTTATTTATTCGAAACACagaaattttatgtataattacaccaaatattgaagataaaaatgtaattatttctttttaaaataaagcaaaatactACCTTAAGGGAGGTGGTGTATTGCGTGGACTTTTGtgtgattttaatatatttttaagaataaagtattgttttatataataataaaatcatatataatctatatttatttatatatatatatatatataataaataaatccaaccCTCTACCCCACCGGTTCCCAATGCCGCCCCTAGTCCCTCTTCCCCCCATCtcttacatataatattttaagtgcTTTACAATTTGTTATGTGaaatatgtctttttttttttttttNNNNNNNNNNTttctaccaaaaaaaaaaagtcacatgcattgCACTTCTAATATTTACAAGATATAATTTGGATGACaagatataatttactttaatattttctattaaattttgcataaatatgtattacatcaatttacattttaaatctAGACTGTTGACTTGAATTAAGTAAGATCTAGGCTATTAATCTACTAATCAATTTGGGTCCTAAATTCAAACCAGATCAAACGattcttatataatattataaatataacgtTATAatccaatattaaaaaacaaaaatatttaagaaaaaaactcGTGCACTACACAGAATTGTATAAGGGGTTAAATtgctctattttaaaaaaagatggagaaataatttgcaattttgactaatgattAATCGAATCGAACcaaaaagatgaaattataGAAGTTTAAAAAAGGGCCAAATTACACTTTGGGTCGCATAGGACTGTGTGGTTTTGGAGGTTATAGTCTCATACTTTACGAAATTGATGAATATAGtatcacataattaaaatttgttgcaattttgatcccaAAACCTATCGGCCATGAATTCTTGGATGAAGACCACCTTTGACCGTCAAAGGTGGCTCCCAACGGTTTTATCAAAAGGGcaaaaatttcacttttgattttatagaaTATGGAGTCAGACATTTtttatcacataattttaaaattagaatgatTTTCAgctttaaatttgaattcagaGATGTTGTGCACATACATGTAATCAGAACTCgaaaaccacaaaaaaaaaaaaaaggataagaaGAGAATATAATGCCAAATGTGATGAGGAAGGGTGTGATGAGAGGATACATAATCTGCAAGTATAAGGTAAGGAACacttattcaaataaaataacgtAATCATGTACATAAACTCATTCAATGCAGCCTTCTCAACCACTTAAAACAcatttttacacaaaaattcCATGTCAATCAACCCGCAATCATTAAAATCACACTTTGTGGTCTAATTGGGTCGAGGTGATTTTTGCGGTCTTTAGTATAGAGTTAATTACGTATGTGatcatattagtattttataacGACTTATGCTCTTGTTATAgttattttgtcataataaatgcattttcctATAGTgctaatcataaaaaaatagaaaaatatgatatatcgATTACAATGtgcaaaaaataatcacatgtctgtatgtttattttaaaagaatacaaataaatatgaaaaaaatttaccaattttttaatgaataaaattgtaaaaaaaagttcttatttctaattaattatataagaaactaatcataataatatataaatattagaaagaaatatttgagataaaataagacgattataaaatcatattctCACAAAATCATGATgtcatttatttcaaattcttgcaTTTATCAacgatataaaaaatatagaagattGCCAATAGCCAAGAATTAATGAACTAATTGatctcatttatatatttatacatgtatatatatatattatacaatacCAACAGAAAATATcgtaactattattattatgtatattctttttattattgcaGTTGAATGaggtttatataaatataaaaccaaaTCCGATTGTTAAAATGCtgtcttttctttaattattcttaGGCCAATCCAGTCCATTCTTATTTCTTAGCCCGTTAACTATAGAGTGATTGGAATTAGGTCGATCTATTGGGATAATTGGACGATTTTGTTGAACACTCctacttatatttattaattacgtAAAGTatgaggggtaaattgcaacgTGTTAAGATAAGAGTACAAAAGTAAATTTAACTacttatcaaaaaaaaaagaaaaaagaaaaagaaaagtgtaattcgATCTGCAGGGTGAGGCAGCCTAGTTCAATACTCCTCATTGCTTCCCCGCCGGCGTGAAAGCTCTATCCTCTGCTAATCCGTCGGCCGCCGCCGTTCTCCGACGACTGTGATTGGCCTTCACATACTATGGCTATTATTCTCTTCACCAACTCACCATCGCAGTAACCTGAGGACTAAATTCAGTAACAAATTGATAGAAATAATGCTGACTCTCAGATGCGCGAGGCAAACCAGAGCCTTCCTCTCCCCACCTTCCGCCTCCACTGCTGCACTTAACCTCTTCTCCACCGCCGCCACTCATTCTCCCGCCGCCTATCCTTTCTCGCCTTCCTCCAACTCCTCTAGTTCCACCACTTCGAATGGATCCCTATCCGAGATAAATCACGAGGACCTCGTCTACTACTTCCGTGAATGGTTCATGTCCCGGAAGAAACCCCTTTTCGATCGTATCTTCGAAATCCTCCGCACTCAGGATGATTCCTCCTTCGATTCTGCACTCTCTCGCTTCAATCTCGGCCTCTCTGAAAGCTTAGTTCTGGATGTATTGAATTACGAGAAGAAAGATGTTCTTTCTTGCTTGAAGTTCTTTGACTGGGCAGGTCGGCAGCCGGGTTTTCACCATACAAGGGCTACATTCAATTGCATTTTCCGGATCCTGTCGAAAGCTAAGCTAATGAACTTAATGTTAGATTTTCTACAGAACTATATGAAGCAGAGGTATGTTCATAAAGTTAGGTATTACAATATTTTGGTCATTGGTTACGCTGCTGCCGGAAAGTCCGAGACTGCGCTCGGACTGTTTGGTAGAATGCGGTTTCAGGGCGTTGACTTGGACGCATTTGCCTACCATGTGCTTATGAATTCCCTCGTGGAGGAGGGTTATTTTGATGTGGTGGAGACGGTGGCAAAGGAGATCAGAATCCGTGGGTTTCAGAACGAGGTCACGCATTCGATTATGATGAAAAGTTTCTATAAGCAGAAGGAGTTGGAAAGAGGGGAGGAGTACTTGCGTGGTCTTGTGGAGGATAACGGAGCGCAATTGAGTGGAATTGCTGTTGCTACCTTTGTGGCCGCCTTGTGTAAGGATAATCAATTTGAGAGGGCTGCATTATTAATTGAAGAGTTCCGAAAGATGAACTTGGTTTCCATGGAACATGCATACGGTGTGTGGATCAGGGACCTTGTCAAGGCTGGGAAATTGGACTGTGTCCTAGAGTTTTTGAAGGATAAGCAGGCAGTTGAGGACTATGTTCCTGATGTATTTCGTTACAACACGTTGATTTGCAGGCTTTTGAGGGAAAATAGGCTTGAGGAGGTGCATGATTTATTGGTGGATATGAAACAAAGAGAGATATTGCCTGATGATGTTACCATGAATGCTGTCTTATGCTTTTTATGTAAGGCAGGAATGATGGATATTGCTATGGACTTGTATAATTCAAGGATAGAGTTTGGCCTCTCTGTTAATTGCATGGcttataattatcttataaatactctcttgGGGGACGTCAGTGTTGATGAAGCATATCGATTGTTGAGGAATTCAATGGAACAGGGTTATTTCCCAGGGCAAAAGACCTTTTCCATTGTTGCTGATGCTCTTTGCAGAGAAGGAAAGTTTGATAAGATGAAGGAGTTGGTCATTTTCATGTTAGACCAGAATATCATGCCCAATAATTTCACATATGATAAATTCATATCCGCTCTTTGTAGGGCTAGCAGAGTTGAAGAAGGTTATTTGTTACATGACCTGCTCAACAGGTTAAATAAAGCATCCCGAAAGAGTACTTATCTGAACCTGATTAGCGGATTTATTAAGTCAAGTAGAGGAGATATAGCAGCTAGATTACTCATTGAAATGCAAGAAAAAGGTTATATCCCAACCAGGAGACTGGTTAGAGAGGTGATCTGCTGCTTATGTAAAACAGATAACCCAGAGAAGCAATTCTTTGGATTGCTTGAGATGCAGCTGGCTCGCAGTAAGTCTTCCGCCTCTGTCGTTTACAACTTTTTCATTGATGGAGCTGGACATGCGAGGAAGCCTGAACTGGCTATGCAAGTATATGAAATGATGAGAAGAAGTGGTCTTGTACCAAGCTTCAACTCTGACATCCTATTGTTGCAAAGTTATCTGAAAAGTGAAAGAATTGCTCAGGCTTTGCAGCTTTTCCGAGATTTGTCCACGAGATGGCGGAAGAGAAAACTGTGGCAAACCATGGTTGTTGGTCTTTGCAAAGTACAAAAACCGGAGCATGCATCACAGATTTTGGAGGATATGAAGACAAACAGGCGAACGCCAAGTATCGAATGTTATGAGGAACTTATAAAGTTGTATTGCGCTTTGGGTCAATATCATAAAGCTGTAGAGCTTGTCAATGAGATGACTCAGACTGGTCGTCCGGTTTCTTCCTTCATTGGCAATGTATTTCTTTTGCATGCATTGAGAAGTAGGAAACTCTATTATGCTTGGGTGTCTTTATCTCAGAAGCAAAATCTAACACCTGCCAGTTGGATGTTGGGCCACCTGATTGGTGTTTTTTCTGGTTGTCTTGAAGGATTCGACGATGACGACGAAGTGGAAAAACTGGTCCAGCAATGCTTCCGCGTtgatatttatacaaataatatgcTTTTAAGAAGATTAAGCATGAAGGGGATTGACTTTGCTTGTAAGTTTTTCGACAGATTTCGTGAAAAAGGGTATGAGCCAAATAGATGGACGTATGATATAATTGTCCATGGTTTGGCCAAAGAAGGTCGAAATTCAGAGGCTAGAATATGGATGGAAGACATGCTCCGCAAAGGGTATCATCTAACCGAGGTTACACAAAATATCATCTAGCATGAAAGGGAAGTCACTTTGTGTTTGCAGCAAGGTACAAAATAACGGGCAGATGTATAACCTCCAAGACAGCTAGGTGAGTATTCACATTCTTACTCATAGtacacattttgtttgtagtTCTGCTATTTCTTCTGTAATTCT
The nucleotide sequence above comes from Sesamum indicum cultivar Zhongzhi No. 13 linkage group LG11, S_indicum_v1.0, whole genome shotgun sequence. Encoded proteins:
- the LOC105173694 gene encoding pentatricopeptide repeat-containing protein At1g71210; protein product: MLTLRCARQTRAFLSPPSASTAALNLFSTAATHSPAAYPFSPSSNSSSSTTSNGSLSEINHEDLVYYFREWFMSRKKPLFDRIFEILRTQDDSSFDSALSRFNLGLSESLVLDVLNYEKKDVLSCLKFFDWAGRQPGFHHTRATFNCIFRILSKAKLMNLMLDFLQNYMKQRYVHKVRYYNILVIGYAAAGKSETALGLFGRMRFQGVDLDAFAYHVLMNSLVEEGYFDVVETVAKEIRIRGFQNEVTHSIMMKSFYKQKELERGEEYLRGLVEDNGAQLSGIAVATFVAALCKDNQFERAALLIEEFRKMNLVSMEHAYGVWIRDLVKAGKLDCVLEFLKDKQAVEDYVPDVFRYNTLICRLLRENRLEEVHDLLVDMKQREILPDDVTMNAVLCFLCKAGMMDIAMDLYNSRIEFGLSVNCMAYNYLINTLLGDVSVDEAYRLLRNSMEQGYFPGQKTFSIVADALCREGKFDKMKELVIFMLDQNIMPNNFTYDKFISALCRASRVEEGYLLHDLLNRLNKASRKSTYLNLISGFIKSSRGDIAARLLIEMQEKGYIPTRRLVREVICCLCKTDNPEKQFFGLLEMQLARSKSSASVVYNFFIDGAGHARKPELAMQVYEMMRRSGLVPSFNSDILLLQSYLKSERIAQALQLFRDLSTRWRKRKLWQTMVVGLCKVQKPEHASQILEDMKTNRRTPSIECYEELIKLYCALGQYHKAVELVNEMTQTGRPVSSFIGNVFLLHALRSRKLYYAWVSLSQKQNLTPASWMLGHLIGVFSGCLEGFDDDDEVEKLVQQCFRVDIYTNNMLLRRLSMKGIDFACKFFDRFREKGYEPNRWTYDIIVHGLAKEGRNSEARIWMEDMLRKGYHLTEVTQNII